catctctgtgatattctctatcaagttcgccagcgcgtgGATGTACCTATAATCTATAATTcccctggcagtatgggtgatatctaatgcgagaagaatttgaatcccggtggattcatggatcaaatctgaGGCTGCTGCCTCGGTCCTTTCTATGAGGTGTcgcttgacaatgtgttcataatgggtatgagtataaggagtctgagcgttgcggtgaatatctttcattttgtcatgtgctatggtcataacctctggtagtactctgccaatataacacattccctccgagctcggagtaagccacttgtacgctaccatcccctgatacggcagccctcaaggatcctgctgatcgcagacaggaaactaccttaaaatcaatttatacacatacgggtgccctattaagaccggcagtagcgtcggcatgggtgggtagcgcagttgcagcgtgggcagataccttgtcgtcTGACGTTGACACActagataaagataccattttgttgaccttgggtcacattaaagacgcagcattatatatgagagaagctgcaagagctattgggctgttgggttcaagagccaatgccatggcgatttctgctagacggtccctgtggacccgccaatggacaggtgatgctgattaaaaaagacatatggagactttgtgaagttttatttggggagggcctcgcggacctggttaccacagttaccgcgggtaaatcttcttttttgccttatgttcccccacagcaaaagaaaacaccgcaatatcagatgcagtcctttcggttgcataagttcagaaagggtcgcggCTCTTCCTtcttcgccagaggtagagggaaagagCGCCTGCTacgactagttcccaggaacaaaaatcctccccagcctctacaaaatccaccacatgacgctggggctccgctgagggagtccgcaccggtgggggcacgtctttgactcttcagccaagtctgggttcagtcggacttggatccttgggtggtagagATTGTGTCCcggggctacaaactggaattcgaagatgtgcctcctcgccgatttttcaaatcggccttgccaacttcctccccagagagggaaatagtggcagctgccatacaaaagctgtgtaatcagcaagtgattatcaagcttCCCCtactacaacaggggaagggttttaattcaagcctttttgtggtcccgaagccggatggctcggtcaggcccattctgaatctaaaatccctgaacctatatctgaaaaggttcaaattcaagatggaatctctccgggcagtgatctccagcctggaagtggggggggggggttatggtgtcactagatataaaggatgcgtaccttcatgtccccatatatcctcatcaggcgtacctgagattcgttgtacaggattgtcattaccagtttcagacgttgccgtttgggctttccacggccccgaggattttccccaaggtaatggcggaaatgatggtgctcctgcgcaagcaaggcgtcacaattatcccatacttggacgatctcctgataaaggcgagttcaagggagAAATTGTtacaaagcgtgtctctctccctgagactactacaacaacacggctggatcctaaatctaccgaagtcgcagttggttctgacaactcgactgtcgtttttgggcatgattctggacacagaaaaacaaaaggtctttctcccagaggaaaaagcccaagtactccagaacatggtcagagacctgttaaaaccaggaagagtgtcagttcatcaatgcacttgtgTATTAGGAAAgatagtggcggcctacgaggccattccattcggcaggttccatgcaaggacttttcagtgggaccttctggacaagtggtcagggtcccacctgcacatgcatcggaagattgccctgtccccccgggccagggtctctctcctgtggtggctccagagttctcacattctagagggtcgcaggttcggcattcaagattgggttcttgtgaccacggacgcaagcctccaaggatggggagcagtcacacagggaaacaattttcagggaatatggtcccgccaggaggcttgtctgcacatcaatgtgcaggaattgagggccatttacaacggcctcaaacaagcggagaatcttcttcgcaacctacctgttctaatccagtcagacaacgtcacggccgtggcgcttgtgaaccgccagggcgggacaaaaaacagagcagcaatggcagaagccgccaggattcttcgctgggcggaaaatcatgttagcgctctgtcagcggtcttcattccgggagtagacaactgggaagcagacttcctcagcagacacaatctccatccaggagagtggggacttcatcaagaagtctttgcagaggtgacaagtcgttgggaacttcctcatatagacatgatggcgtcacgcctcaacaggaagattcggacatattgttccaggtcgagggaccctcaggcaccaaatcctagctaaaaagggtattccagaggaggtcatccctactcttattaaagctaggaaggatgttacggcaaaacactaacaccgtatctggagaaaatatgtgtcttggtgtgaagccaaggatgctcctactgaggattttcaactaggacgttttcaccattttctgcagtcaggtgtggatatgggcctgaagttaggctccattaaggtgcagatttttgCCATATCCATATTTTattagaaggaattggcttctctcccagaagtccagacttttgtaaaaggtgtgttgcaaatccaacctccttttgtgcccccggtggcaccatgggaccttagcgtggtgttacagttccttaagtcacactggtttgaaccgcttcaaaccgttgaattgaagtttctcacttggaaagtggtcatgctattggccttggcatctgcgaggcgggtgtccgaattggcggccttgtcttacaagagcccctatctgattttccatgcggatcgagcagaattgagaactcgtcctcaatttcttcctaaagtggtttcgtcatttcatatgaaccaacctattgtggtgcccgtggctacgggggccttggagaattccaagtcccttgatgtagtcagggccttaaagatttatttagccagaacggctacgGTTCGGAAAACAGAtgaactgtttgtcctgtatgcagccaacaaggttggcactcctgcatctaagctcgctggatctgtaacatgattcagcaggctcattctatggctggattgctggtaccaaatacagtaaaggcccattccactaggaaggtgggctcttcttgggtggctgcccgaggcgtctctgcattactacttggtcggggtcaaacagttttgctaagttctacaagtttgataccctggctgatgaggacctcgtgtttgctcagtcggtgctgcagagtcatctgcactctcccgcccattctggagcttcggtataaaccccatggtccttacggagtccccagcatcctctaggacgtaagagaaaataagattttaaacctaacggtaaatctttttctcctagtccgtagaggatgctgggcggccgtcccagtgcggaaacattctgcaagacttgtatatagttattgcatacttaagggttatgttacagttgagatcggcctctggctgatgctgttttgttcatactgttaactggttattatttaccatgttgtacggtatgtatggtgtgggctggttgtatctcgcccttagataacaaaatccttttcctcgtgctgtcagtctcctctgagcacagtcctaactgaggtctggaggaggggcatagagggaggagccagtgcacacccattctaaagctttacggtgcccatgtctcctgcggaggcgtctataccccatggtccttatggagtccccagcatcctctacggactaggagaaaaagatttactggtaggtttaaaatcttattttactgtacatgtggataccaaatactatgttctgacctatttctgtcccctcacatcctgtaaaggtgaatacctCCCTTGCTGTGCCTTCCAAGTAAGTGTAAGTTGCTGGTGTGatgcgtgtagactatgtgtaaataatGCACTAAGTGaatgaaatatgtctttgtggcttttctatgcgtatgctaccgtatttactcataccacgcgctaatacgcacgaCCTGCGAGCACATGTACGCTgcgtgtgagtatgcgcacgcacggccgaACACGTGCACGCACAGAGACCACTCTGAATGAGGTTTGTATGTGTAGTGTgagtgtgtaatatttttgactttgacactaccttaccaatgcttccaggagtaacgttaggagacatttctctgatccatcagctcatatgactgatgttattattcatctagaatctccaattcatacgatatgttccacatccattgttttacattggtgctgacataggacttggcgagtgactacatctccatttatacttcatggttagttaccagtacaagagagagatacatctaagtcttattataatattacatttgttattgtgagtgttctcaggagggtggacacaatgatagtctgagacacaatattgtaaagccttcattaaaagatatgttttattatacacactcaTTTATAATTAAGTGTCACAgaaagtcgtcttctcctattgtttacaagattaatattgttccagaaaatgtcacatttccataatgtattttatttccagcagatggacacacaagcaggaatatctcagaaggacatctaatgttacccccggattgtgacataaaagataatgacagtagacaggattctccaggagataaccccattaccccaattattcaTCCAACTCTATcaactgatccctctgatcctgggaaatgttctcctgatcactctgatattggtgcatctgttacagctctgacagtagatacagtgtttccctgttctatagatgccaaatattttacacagaacactaagcctattaacccacaggcaggtgagaggccatttccgtgttctgattgtgggaaatgttttacatacaaatcgtaTCTTcttagacatcacagaagtcacacaggtgagaagccatttccatgttctgagtgtgggaaatgttttgcacacaaatcagatcttgttcaacatcacagaagtcacacaggtgagaggccatttccatgtactgagtgtgggaaatgttttgcacggaaatcacatcttgttgaacatcagagaagtcacacaggtgagaagccatttccatgttctgagtgtgggaaatgttttgcacacaaatcagatcttgtttcaCATCAGCGAAgttacacaggtgagaatccatttccatgttctgagtgtgggaaatgttttgcacacaaatcagatcttcttagacatcagagaagtcacacaggggtgcagccattttcttgctctgagtgtgggaaatgtttttcctggaaatcgcaacttgttacacatcagcgaagtcacacaagtgagaagccatttccatgttctgagtgtgggaaatgttttgcacagaaatcacttcttatacatcagaaaagtcacacaggtgacaatccattttcttgctctgagtgcaggaaatgttttacccagaaatcactacttgctacacatcagcgaagtcacacaggtgagaagccatttccatgttctgagtgtgggaaatgttttgcacacaaatcagatcttgttaaacatcacagaattcacacaggtgagaagccatttccatgttctgagtgtgggaaatgttttgcacacaaatcagatcttgtttcacatcagcgaagtcatacaggtgagaagccatttccatgttctgagtgtgggaaatgttttgcacacaaatcagatcttgttacacatcaaagaagtcacacaggtgagaagccatttccatgttctgagtgtgggaaatgttttgcacacaaatcagatctttttagacatcagagaagtcacacaggtgagaagccattttcttgctctgagtgtgggaaattttttgcactcaaatcatttcttgttagacatcacagaattcacacaggtgagaagccatttccatgttctgagtgttggAAATGTTATGCACACAAATCAAATCatcttagacatcagagaagtcacacaggtgaaaagccattttcttgctctcagtgtgggaaatgtttttcccggaaatcaaaacttgttatacatcagcgaagtcacacagttgagaatccatttccatgttctgagtgtgggaaatgttttacacagaaatcacatcttgttaatcatcagcaaagtcacacaggtgagaggctatttccatactctgagaaataaatcagctcttgttgcacaaaatagacatcactcaggtgaggaaccattttaatcttctggagtatacttattgccatgcattgttcttcaaggttcttatcctatctcctctgctttttgcaatatacatgttaccactgggtgaaataatcagatgtcataccctcatctaccactgctatacagatgacctgtctttgctccaggtactgagaacccagtaccaatcctaaatggttgtctagctgagctccaggtgtgggtgatgccagttggctgtgactcagtcctggcgaaacaggtctttaagctcaccaacaaagagcagggctgcagctcagctttgcaaaccagccAGACGtgcacttgggggttcagagttacaaaatgctgatcatgtgtggaatcttggtgtactggatggtggagtgacacttagacatcaggtatctgccacaatcaTATACTCATCTgaagaacatagccagactccagcactttattccctcagaagatctacctacagtcatacatgtacttgtatcatcacacatagactactgcaatgtcctctacctgggtctcccagcaaaagaattgcaccacttgtagcttgtacagaatgcagcagccaggctgttacctaaccagcccgttcctgccacataacacccattctctgctcccttcaccggctgcctgtaagatggtgacaattacataatcttactgactttcccagccctacatgatcagggtatatggtaccagaagcagcttctgccctaCTGCCCTGCTTTTTTCCACCTGCATATGAAAGACTGTTACCagaagtaccaagaatccccaagcagtgttgagatgtcagagggggagacagggtggtggcactagtgctgtagcgggaGCTGTCTGATGCACTGTctatgggtaatattgtccccaagcagcgctgagcTGGCAGAGGGACACGGAGGCTGGCAGTAGTgagggggagacaggatgggtggcaatagtgtggaggagacagggagggtggcAATAGTGGAGGGAGATGGGGGGATGGCAATAGTGGAAGGAGGCAGGGCGGTTGCAGTAGTGGGAGACGTCTGGTGGTTGTAGTATGGGGGGAGACGGTggttggcagtagtggggggagagtgcgggtggcagtagtgaaaggagacagggggggtggcagtagtggaaagaGAGTGCAGATGACAGTAGTgaaaggagacagggtgggtgacagtagtggggggagacagtgcAGGTGGTagtagtggagggagacagggtgatggcagtagtggagggagacggggcaggtggcagtagtgggagacggtggtggcagtagtgggaagacagggtgggtggccgtagtggagggagacggggtgggtggcagtagtggggttagACACGgggcggatggcagtagtggggggagacggtggtGGTAGTGGGGAGAGACCGGGTGGGCGGCAGTagttgggggagacagggtggatggtcacagtgcagtaccaggggatgctggaggcagtaaagaggtatgggtcccgcacagaaccagttgataatttgaCCTAATTatgcttatttctaattaatcccttgtatgtgttactgttatttgctgtgtcagccttcaagtgtgttctgtgtaataatcctgaaagaagTGCTGCTACTGAACTAATCATTTTAATTAACtttgaaaagatgagatatgaggtgcactctggaagcttatagggagtTAATCAAAGATGAACGCAGATATGACATCACACAGCCCCACCGGAAAATGGTCCCAGCCCTCCAGCATATAGATTGACAAAAATCTgtatattaaagatatgaaatgaagttgtttaaaaacaaaagatttctgtTGAGTATTTGTCTCTGTATTATCTTTTCAATAATTGTCACTAtgatgacagaaacaatttcctgttactgtgtcacttgtTACTTTTGTggccacataatatcagtgttgctgtgtataaatctcccgtctggtgtgtaaaggtgggtacacacgctgccattgtgactgtgcgatttcccttgagctGGCCGGAGCCCAGAACAACCAATATTGACTAAAAGTAttggctatgtccgattttgacagcTCATGTGATTAGTGGGGTGACATTACAGGTGGGGGTGTCATAGCTGGGTTACGATGTgcacccggactagtactggacactgcatCTGGTCTTGAGCGCTGTGGACAGAACTGGGCTGGCTTAAGAATTGGTCTGATTCAGGTGTGGTAGTCAGGCAGTATGAACTGTGATGGTAGGTGGCCGGctgtgggtactggaacactgatggGAGCCACCAGTGCATGGTGTAGCGGGGTAACACCTATAGAGAGAGTCACGTGAGAACTGGAgaggaacggaatgctgggaggaacagcaatgcaagaGAGGCTcgtgtcactggctggaaccagtgtggtagctgtgaagaGGGTGAAGTCTATGGTAATGActagaagaagctgagggcatcagcaataattgtagacgcGGCTGAGGATGTTGGCAAtaattgtagacgaagctgaggatgtcagcaacacttgtaaacgaagctgaggatgtcagcaatacttgtagatgaagctgagtacttcagcaatacttgtagacgaaggatggtaacttgcactgagtctattaccagcagaaGATTCtagagctcactccaggctgagaaacaccaaagcactgacagcttgttagtgctgagagctggaacttatacccagtgcttgcagctgAGTAGATGAACGGCTCACATGACACTGAGAGACTCCGGGTTGGCTCCTGGAGAATCAGctggatggagactgtcatggcactGCCCATGGAGAAGAGCAGTGGGAACTCCGGCGTGCTGTGGCCTGGTCCAACGGCCGCCAGCAGGGAGACGCTGTAGCACAATCATGGATAACGCAGCGAGCGGCAGGACACAGCAGAGACGTGCTTGAACGAGGGATCACACCCAGGCTTGTGGCAGAAGTAGACCAAGGCGCGACTGGGGAGCGCAGGTAACCTCCGTTTTGTGACggggtctctttctgtgtaaataaatagcggcagacattttatatcagtgcattAATGTGGAGTGGGGGCAATGGCCTGTCCGGAAGCTGCAATTGCATCATGTGATTTCCTCTAATTTCCATATTcccttctgctgtgtgtgtgtgtgtgtatatatatttttttttttttaaatatttttaaaaataataaattatgtCTGTTCAAATGTTCTATTTCTTttttacttgtaggtgaattagggttgttgtatttaaataataaacttacctgaccctttcctggaaatgtacatgtatgaaggtatgggagatatctgctgcagtcccttctacttacatttgggaggtacggttgttttggggggaattagcagcaaatattaaatgatacattgcctccataacgtctcgctgaccctctgatttttacaaaaatatgttacacaaaatgacatttgcattaactaccattaattaaacaagaaaaacactattttaaaaaaaaaactttctacataaaaaaatagaagaaaatcaccaattctggtctggattcatttACTCTACAATGAGAACAAGAGactttttagcaaggactatgccaccagtaaccagtagaggaatcaggcgtatcccacagaatatcagcgctgccaccatacattggggagagaagataaagggcagatttctgaacagtgcttttagaaggaacacaagaagtgcatagatcacaatgaccagaagtctgggacaatgaggtcaagaaaccaacgctgtggtactaatgaACTCAATACAGATCACTaggagcaagagactagggtaagggcaacaacaatttttttaaacaactaaaaatccagtttgaaaaaaaaaaatcataaatgtaaaaaaatgaggattgtccagtacagaggactgtgtactcagcatgtctaagtacaTACCACTGGACGATGCGCTGgaatgggaggagggggtgggctgtatgGGTCCCGGCAGAAAACAGCTCATCTGTTGAGGAGGGTTTCATGGCACATAATGCATGGGTTGGTGATGTGGGTGGTGGCACATTTGAGAGAGTCGTTGTTTGTGCATCAAGAACCAGACACTTGTAGATTTTTTGATCCTCCATCAGTCGCATCTCTGCCGTGATGTAATTGCCAACAGATTGCTCCAAGTCTGggggcctattaagaacctcctcaGCGTGAGtaaaaactgttgtgagctggtTGGGGCAGAAGTGGGTTTCCAGATAACCTCCGTTGTTTCAAGGGTCGTGACTATGGGGTTGGGTCGTCCACTTCAGTTGCCTCACTCATGGAAGGCTCcacttccagctccggtgtaatatcttgcaatataaaacaaaaatgaactccatgtaaaaatgtgtgtgtacaatacaatacaaatgtgtgtacttaccagatccagactctccgatgcctcctcttccacaagagtgggagaatccggatccagatgacactgtgaccttatccttggctcttgctccaaagtgattttcatgaggtcataatacTACAGTGTTGGCTTGTAAATCTCATCCGTCCCTGCTCCTGAATGTTGCGATTCCATGTACCTATTGTGCTCCTACAAAAACACTGTTGGAAAATTTGTGAGCTTCTTTACCCAATTTAGgtctgcagcgctgctcctggctCTATTGTATCTGATCAGCTGCTCATATGCCTGATTCCTCTGTGTCCTGTTTGCATAGTCAACACTTATTACacaccacaggcactcgttctcgtgatacaattcaatgaatccagaccagaatttgtgACTTTCATCTGCTGATTTATCTGTGGGAAAAATATACACAATTTAACTACATTGTacaagtgtaatgtacacacctatgtcatacaacctgtatagtaacACACAAGCAGCAACTTGAATTATGAGCACCCAGCTGACTCATATCCagcaccgttacacattattacacactgtaatgcccattacacattattacacaccttaatgcccattacacaatattacacaccgtaatgcccattacacattattacacactgcaatgcccattacacagcgttatgcccattacacattactacacacagtaatgcccattacaca
This region of Pseudophryne corroboree isolate aPseCor3 chromosome 3 unlocalized genomic scaffold, aPseCor3.hap2 SUPER_3_unloc_9, whole genome shotgun sequence genomic DNA includes:
- the LOC134984863 gene encoding gastrula zinc finger protein XlCGF26.1-like, whose translation is MEHVIPEWLPPPPSDNDSRQDSPGDNPITPIIHPTLSTDPSDPGKCSPDHSDIGASVTALTVDTVFPCSIDAKYFTQNTKPINPQAGERPFPCSDCGKCFTYKSYLLRHHRSHTGEKPFPCSECGKCFAHKSDLVQHHRSHTGERPFPCTECGKCFARKSHLVEHQRSHTGEKPFPCSECGKCFAHKSDLVSHQRSYTGENPFPCSECGKCFAHKSDLLRHQRSHTGVQPFSCSECGKCFSWKSQLVTHQRSHTSEKPFPCSECGKCFAQKSLLIHQKSHTGDNPFSCSECRKCFTQKSLLATHQRSHTGEKPFPCSECGKCFAHKSDLVKHHRIHTGEKPFPCSECGKCFAHKSDLVSHQRSHTGEKPFPCSECGKCFAHKSDLVTHQRSHTGEKPFPCSECGKCFAHKSDLFRHQRSHTGEKPFSCSECGKFFALKSFLVRHHRIHTGEKPFPCSECWKCYAHKSNHLRHQRSHTGEKPFSCSQCGKCFSRKSKLVIHQRSHTVENPFPCSECGKCFTQKSHLVNHQQSHTGERLFPYSEK